In Chryseobacterium oranimense, a single window of DNA contains:
- a CDS encoding MarR family winged helix-turn-helix transcriptional regulator yields the protein MENTKSLQLENQICFPLYVIAKEITGLYRPFLDEIGITYPQYLVMMVLWENDGLPVNHIGEKLFLDSGTLTPLLKRLESKGIISRKRKKEDERVVEVFLTEAGKQLQQKACEIPGKIQTKIGIETEDLLHLKDTVLKILNKIEK from the coding sequence ATGGAAAATACAAAATCATTACAGCTGGAAAACCAGATCTGCTTTCCGCTTTATGTAATAGCAAAAGAGATCACAGGTCTTTATCGTCCGTTTCTTGATGAAATCGGCATTACCTACCCGCAGTATCTTGTGATGATGGTATTATGGGAGAATGATGGACTTCCGGTGAACCATATCGGTGAAAAACTTTTTCTGGACAGCGGAACTTTAACACCACTCCTGAAGAGACTTGAATCTAAAGGAATTATTTCCAGAAAGAGGAAGAAAGAAGATGAAAGAGTGGTTGAAGTATTTCTAACCGAAGCCGGAAAACAGCTACAGCAGAAAGCCTGCGAAATTCCCGGAAAAATCCAGACTAAAATCGGGATAGAAACAGAAGACCTGCTCCATCTCAAAGACACGGTCTTAAAAATATTAAACAAAATAGAAAAATAA
- a CDS encoding organic hydroperoxide resistance protein codes for MKTLYTTQVTAQGGRNGHVKSENGVLDLDVRMPKALGGANDEFANPEMLFAAGYSACFDSALNRVISLSKVKTGETTVTAKVSIGQLENGGFGLAAELDVNIPGVSIEEAQELTEKAHQICPYSNATRGNMEVKLSVTNN; via the coding sequence ATGAAAACATTATATACAACACAAGTAACTGCACAGGGAGGAAGAAACGGTCATGTAAAAAGTGAAAACGGAGTCCTGGATCTTGATGTAAGAATGCCTAAAGCTTTAGGCGGAGCCAATGACGAATTTGCCAATCCTGAAATGCTTTTTGCAGCCGGATACTCAGCATGTTTCGATAGTGCCCTTAACAGAGTGATCAGTTTATCTAAAGTAAAAACCGGTGAAACAACTGTTACAGCAAAGGTTAGTATAGGCCAGCTTGAAAACGGAGGGTTTGGTTTGGCCGCAGAACTGGATGTGAATATTCCCGGAGTTTCTATTGAAGAGGCACAGGAATTAACAGAAAAAGCGCACCAGATTTGCCCATATTCCAATGCGACGAGAGGTAATATGGAGGTCAAACTTTCGGTGACAAATAACTAA
- a CDS encoding NERD domain-containing protein yields MNSNFLIIFLLALCILLIKYYTPKIKGLIGENKVSKALKRLNNEKYIVLNNIELNIKGSTSQIDHIIVSDYGIFVIETKNYKGWILGYENDKFWTQAIYKYRRKFYNPVLQNQGHIYALKHVLKNYKYLRYYSIVAFTKRATLKTKTYTDVVYVNRLVKTIKKYDSFYLNEQTKNEIVSIILTAKTNGRNKDKKLQVNPNINKNISCPNCGGNLIERSGKYGTFLGCSNYPGCKYTRNKKQ; encoded by the coding sequence ATGAATAGTAATTTTCTAATTATTTTTCTATTAGCTCTGTGTATTTTATTAATCAAATACTATACTCCAAAAATAAAGGGATTAATTGGCGAGAATAAAGTTTCAAAAGCTTTAAAAAGACTAAACAATGAAAAATACATTGTCCTGAATAATATTGAATTAAACATTAAAGGCTCCACTTCACAGATAGATCATATTATTGTTTCAGATTATGGAATCTTTGTTATCGAAACCAAGAATTACAAAGGCTGGATTTTAGGATATGAAAATGACAAATTCTGGACTCAGGCTATTTATAAATACAGACGTAAGTTTTACAATCCTGTTTTACAAAACCAGGGACATATCTATGCATTAAAGCATGTACTGAAAAACTATAAGTATCTGAGGTACTACTCGATAGTTGCATTTACAAAAAGAGCAACCCTTAAAACCAAAACATATACTGATGTTGTATATGTAAACAGGCTGGTTAAAACAATAAAAAAATATGATTCGTTTTACCTTAACGAACAGACCAAAAATGAAATTGTTTCCATAATTCTGACTGCAAAAACAAACGGCCGGAATAAAGATAAAAAACTCCAGGTTAATCCTAACATCAATAAAAACATTTCATGCCCGAATTGTGGCGGAAATCTTATTGAGAGAAGCGGTAAATATGGAACTTTTCTGGGCTGTAGTAATTATCCTGGTTGCAAATACACAAGGAATAAAAAGCAATAA